A portion of the Chiroxiphia lanceolata isolate bChiLan1 chromosome 10, bChiLan1.pri, whole genome shotgun sequence genome contains these proteins:
- the LOC116791747 gene encoding basic proline-rich protein-like, which produces MHKKKSALTPRALTHHEQRSGRDPRAGDTAGTTVSPPAPGTCRAAPPRSPHPPEPKHKEKPKENTPSLSPVISLITRGREARRHGRCAAQPAAPAGPPQPRRGPHGRRTRPRGGGERPGGAPLRGRARSRRAQDPALPPRPRTHRPRPRGRSAAAPPAPPECAPRAPAQPRPGRPPPPPPRALIPYAPRRLLVGPRRVARGAGLPRRGVTTGHPRRGRSQPA; this is translated from the exons ATGCACAAAAAGAAGTCAG CTCTCACACCACGCGCGCTCACACATCACGAGCAGCGGTCGGGCCGGGACCCCCGGGCCGGGGACACCGCGGGGACAACCGTGTCACCCCCCGCGCCGGGCACCTgccgggcggccccgccgcgctccccgcaCCCGCCGGAGCcgaaacacaaagaaaagcctAAGGAAAACACCCCCTCGCTATCGCCTGTTATCTCGCTAATTACCCGCGGCCGGGAGGCGCGGCGGCACGGCCGGTGCGCAGCCCagcccgccgcccccgccgggccgccccagccccgccgcgGCCCGCACGGCCGCCGCACTCGCCCCCGCGGAGGCGGCGAGAGGCCCGGCGGGGCTCCGCTGCGCGGCCGGGCGCGCTCCCGGCGGGCGCAGGACCCCGCGctccccccgcggccccgcactcaccggccccggccccgcggacGCTCCGCGGCGGCACCGCCCGCTCCGCCCGAGTGCGCGCCCCGCGCTCCGGCTCAGCCGCGGccgggccgccccccgccgccaccgccgcgcGCGCTCATCCCGTATGCGCCACGGCGCCTCCTGGTTGGCCCGCGCCGAGTGGCGCGCGGGGCCGGGCTCCCGCGGCGCGGGGTTACTACAGGTCACCCGCGGAGGGGGCGGAGCCAACCGGCATGA